The Melitaea cinxia chromosome 24, ilMelCinx1.1, whole genome shotgun sequence genome window below encodes:
- the LOC123665723 gene encoding MRG/MORF4L-binding protein codes for MVSSEEEAETKTGNTIEWDVEMEIQLFYVMAHHKPVGINKHFQMVCIWEELSNCITKEISTHDIWKHLDTLYDMAMLDETEPIPFPNHEVPFSLPENEFGALMKQKCKDNMLADDSEDGRSPSPKSSTPKTNSRGTASKDGTPKGRKDSIGALATKTRKESGSSHASTDTPSIKSEKEYDRRRDSRDSNASGPKENSSNRKSMPQRDKPPKSKVSSVAAWDSPLIDEDSGSRRGRRRANTSTPPATTPAKRRRM; via the exons ATGGTATCAAGTGAAGAAGAAGCAGAAACAAAAACTGGGAATACGATCGAATGGGATGTCGAAATGGAGATCCAATTGTTTTATGTTATGGCTCACCATAAGCCGGTCGGGATAAACAAACATTTTCAGATGGTTTGTATTTGGGAGGAATTGTCTAACTGTATAACAAAAGAGATATCAACGCACGATATTTGGAAGCATTTAGATACTTTGTACGATATGGCAATGTTGGATGAAACAGAACCGATACCGTTTCCGAATCACGAAGTACCGTTTAGTTTACCAGAAAATGAATTTGGCGCTTTAATGAAACAAAAGTGTAAAGACAATATGTTGGCTGATGATAGTGAAG atGGCAGAAGCCCATCACCAAAGTCATCGACGCCCAAAACTAATTCTAGAGGGACTGCTTCAAAGGATGGTACACCAAAAG GTCGTAAGGATAGCATAGGCGCCCTTGCTACAAAGACAAGGAAGGAAAGTGGCAGCTCTCACGCGTCCACAGACACTCCTAGTATCAAATCAGAGAAAGAATATG atcGAAGAAGAGATTCAAGAGATTCAAATGCATCAGGACCCAAAGAGAATTCTTCTAACAGAAAATCAATGCCACAAAGAGACAAACCTCCCAAATCGAAAGTTAGCTCTGTTGCAG CATGGGATTCCCCACTAATAGATGAGGACAGCGGCTCTAGACGGGGTCGTCGACGAGCTAACACTTCAACACCACCAGCAACGACTCCAGCAAAACGGAGACGCATGTGA
- the LOC123665724 gene encoding peroxisome biogenesis factor 10, whose product MALPEAQPAEVLRAWQKDDLYEKQLAGSLARLLPSHQVSNAVPVSSLLYKSFTTLKDLQTLGEEYSGIVQVDDTYHKLPSFSSRLMSILLSAFGENLTRSLLSRMEKQVERNATLKPEAQNAILVVLKALNNIVPQVESIHRALSYITRGPLQIGKTVTGINYVHVRPAAAAYYAHLRLLGVVTLLHAFISCGQSFYQAKKHMDDMKDFPNEVDNSKSCIACLEEIVQPCVLVCGHMFCMNCCYGALESCPLCRTPFTKNTVVPLMNYSPGTM is encoded by the coding sequence ATGGCTTTACCAGAAGCACAACCAGCTGAAGTTCTTCGTGCTTGGCAAAAAGACGATCTATATGAAAAGCAACTTGCCGGTTCGTTAGCTCGACTTCTTCCATCACATCAGGTATCTAATGCAGTTCCTGTTTCGTCACTATTGTACAAGTCGTTTACAACCCTCAAAGATTTACAAACTCTAGGGGAAGAATATTCTGGAATAGTACAAGTTGATGACACTTACCATAAACTGCCATCGTTTAGCAGTCGACTTATGAGCATTCTGCTTTCCGCATTTGGTGAAAATTTAACCAGGAGTTTGCTTAGTCGCATGGAAAAACAAGTCGAACGTAACGCGACATTGAAACCCGAAGCACAAAATGCTATATTAGTAGTTTTAAAAGCGTTAAATAATATAGTTCCTCAAGTCGAAAGCATACATCGTGCATTATCTTACATTACCAGAGGGCCATTACAAATAGGTAAAACAGTGACTGGAATTAATTATGTACATGTCAGACCAGCGGCAGCAGCGTATTACGCTCATTTGAGGCTTTTAGGAGTTGTAACATTGTTACATGCATTTATATCTTGTGGACAGAGCTTTTATCAAGCCAAGAAACATATGGATgacatgaaggattttccaaaTGAAGTAGATAACAGTAAGTCATGTATAGCATGTCTAGAAGAAATTGTTCAGCCGTGTGTTTTGGTATGTGGGCATATGTTTTGTATGAACTGCTGTTATGGAGCTCTTGAGAGCTGTCCACTGTGTCGGACTCCGTTTACTAAGAACACGGTTGTTCCTTTAATGAACTATAGTCCAGGGACTATGTGA
- the LOC123665725 gene encoding peptidyl-prolyl cis-trans isomerase FKBP1A-like: MGVDIETLSPGNGTTYPKPGQTVVVHYTGTLQNGKKFDSSRDRGQPFKFTLGKGDVIKGWDQGLAKMSVGERARLTCSPDFAYGSRGHPGVIPPNATLIFDVELLRVE; this comes from the exons ATGGGTGTTGACATAGAAACCTTGTCACCTGGAAATg GTACTACATACCCGAAACCTGGCCAAACTGTTGTTGTGCATTATACTGGAACTCTCCAGAACGGCAAGAAGTTTGATTCGTCTAGAGATCGTGGACAACCATTCAAATTTACACTAGGAAAAGGAGATGTCATTAAAGGCTGGGACCAGGGATTGGCAAAA ATGTCAGTAGGCGAGAGAGCAAGACTAACATGCTCACCTGACTTTGCTTATGGATCTAGAGGTCATCCTGGAGTCATTCCGCCTAACGCTACACTTATCTTTGATGTTGAACTGTTAAGAGTTGAATGA
- the LOC123665461 gene encoding nuclear inhibitor of protein phosphatase 1, whose protein sequence is MANHYEVPNWAGKPPTGLHLDVLKGDKLIQKLMIDEKKCYLFGRNPQMNDFCIDHASCSRVHAAFVYHKHLNRAFLVDLGSTHGTYIGQMRLEAHKPTQLPIDSTFHFGASTRNYIIRERPTGNSRGIMEDLPNTETEGALLGLPETQTELDNLTEFNTAHNRRISMLGISTDDGSDVMKPTTGTKRSASMPGGVSKKQKRNVSFNEEVDIINPEDIDPTVGRFRNLVRSTIVPNANAPPRKLKLQNADESQHHHSLRLQEISRSNNLYSDLPAPSSHLSLIGARLGLSLPNPAPDVELEGPEPHLNIHPPLPHAAAEESGPSSEPKKKKYAKEAWPGRKPGLIPGV, encoded by the exons ATGGCAAATCACTATGAAGTACCAAATTG GGCTGGTAAACCTCCTACCGGGCTTCACTTGGATGTGTTAAAAGGGGACAAACTAATACAGAAACTGATGATAGATGAGAAGAAATGCTACCTCTTTGGCCGTAACCCACAGATGAATGACTTCTGCATAGATCACGCAAGTTGTTCCAGGGTTCATGCTGCGTTTGTTTATCATAAACACTTGAACCGAGCATTTCTGGTTGATTTGGGTAGCA CTCATGGCACATATATTGGTCAGATGCGGTTGGAAGCTCACAAACCCACTCAATTACCAATCGACTCAACATTTCACTTTGGGGCTTCAACAAGAAATTACATAAttag GGAGAGACCAACAGGAAATTCTCGAGGAATCATGGAGGACTTACCAAACACAGAGACTGAGGGTGCCTTACTGGGGTTGCCAGAGACACAAACAGAATTAgat AATCTAACGGAATTCAATACAGCACACAACAGAAGAATTTCAATGTTGGGTATTTCTACTGATGATGGAAGTGATGTTATGAAG cCAACAACTGGTACAAAACGTTCAGCATCGATGCCTGGAGGTGTATCAAAGAAACAGAAACGTAACGTGTCTTTCAATGAAGAGGTGGATATAATAAACCCTGAAGATATTGACCCAACAGTGGGCAGATTTAGAAACTTAGTACGATCGACTATTGTACCGAATGCTAATGCTCCACCAAGGaagttaaaattacaaaatgctGATGAAA GTCAACACCATCATTCACTGAGACTGCAAGAAATATCACGTAGCAACAATTTATATTCAGACTTACCAGCACCCAGTTCTCATTTAAGTCTTATTGGCGCAAG GTTGGGTCTCTCTTTACCAAATCCAGCACCGGATGTAGAGTTAGAAGGACCGGAACCACATTTGAATATCCATCCACCTTTACCACACGCAG CCGCAGAAGAGTCTGGGCCATCAAGTGAACCCAAGAAAAAGAAATACGCCAAGGAGGCCTGGCCGGGAAGAAAGCCGGGGCTAATACCCGGTGTTTGA